In Physeter macrocephalus isolate SW-GA unplaced genomic scaffold, ASM283717v5 random_989, whole genome shotgun sequence, the sequence TGGTGCCGGTTGTTAGCTGACGGTTGCTGTGGTCAGTGGCGGCCGCGCCTGTTAAGTGAGGAGCGTGGTCTCACTTGTCCGCTGCCGTGTTTGTTCCGAGATCTGGTGCTTCTGCCTGTACATTTAAAAGCGATTCTGTGCGCTTTCAAGCGAGCAGGCTTCCGTGAGCCAGTTTAACCAGCAAGAAGGTGGGGTGCCGGTTTATCGTGATGGGAGAGAACCCTGGTATAAGTGGACCCAGTTGTCTGTAGagattctttttctagaaggcgGGCCCCCTCAGAAAAGTAAAGTACGCACTTTCCAACAATTTGCTTCCATTGCACACAGCACTGCACTGGATGGTGCGGATGCAGAAATGAGCAGGGCTGGGACTGGCTTGGGGTCAGAGCACAGGGAGTGACCCTGGATGTGCTGTGTTATCTTCGTCATGAGGTGGTTGGTTTTCTATCTGGAGACCGGAGCCACTGCGTCCTCTCCCTTGGGCTTCGCCAGGAAAACACTGACAGACACTCCAAACCTCTCCTTTCTCCAGATGCCCTGTTTCCCGAATATTCAGGCTCGCTGCTCCACCCTCAACCTTGGCGGTTTCCGAGTCCTGCCTCGTACTCCGTACGCTCTCAGCGGGCTGGTTGCTCATTGCCTCTGCTTGTGTCTTGGGCGTCTCGTGTCCTTCGTGGCGCATGAAGTCCTTTTACCCTTAAACGGGCCTCCTTTCTGACCTTTGTCGCTTTCTCATGTTTTTTATGAAAACAGGTTTTTGGGTCAAAATATTAGCACGTTTTTACCTTCAGATAAAATATCGATACACTTGTTAGGAAATCCTTCCTCCTCTGATTACGAATTCTGAATGTTTTACTTAGCTTATTGGTGCAGCAAGAACCAAAACATACGTGCAAGAACATTCTGTAGTGGATCCCGTGGAGAAAACAATGGAACTTAAATCTACCAATGTAAGTCTGGACtgccttttgttttaattttaaactgtttGGCTtcgtttttttctctcttttgtagcTGGTACACAAATGAATGTATGCCCTTCAGCCTGCTTGAGGAAATCAGGACTGGGATGCTGCATCGTCTCTGCCTGTTTGCAGCTTAGCCTCTGCGCTCTAATGGGCCTGCCTGTTATTTCTAGGAGACGGCAGCACTCAATAAAGTGAATTTGGCATCATGTTATTACTGTTATGATGCTTCTGtcaaatttattattcttttaatgaaaaGGAAGCAACGAATAGTGAAAACTTCTTTTTACACAGTACCATCAAAGTGGTTTATCTGCTGCTGTTTTGTATATTTAGCTAGCAAGGTTTTGGTTTGTGAATTAAGTcgggaaatatttttaatcttggtTTCCAAAatgatttggctttttttttaatcctatagatttcatttacaaatatggtTTCAGTAGATGAGAGACTTATATACAAACCACATCCTCAAGACCCAGAAaagtaagtgaaaaatattttaacagaccTATTTTAcagtgtgttttaatttttttaatcaaatatttctttgaaaaatgaaaatcaggtCATCCTGAAGCTGTGTAAACGTGTTTTGTTCCAGAACTGTTTTGACTCAAGAAGCCATAATCACCGTGAAAGGGGTCAGTCTCGGCAGTTACCTCGAAGGACTGATGGCAAGCACGATATCGTCAAATGCCAATAAAGTAAGTAAGGCTGCTCCCCgcttgctctgttttgttttcttttcttggcgGGGGGTGCAGCGcaggcctgcaggatcttagttccccacgcCCCCTGTGGTgcaagcgtggagtcttaaccactggaccaccagggaagtccctccctgccTGCTCTGATTCCTGGGTCTTGTTTCTTGGAAGCGCTGTCCTTGTGAGCTGACTCTGAGCCACTGCAGCGCGAGGCGATGTGGGCAGTCGCTGGCACGGGCTCTGGGGTCCAGCCCGCCTGCGTTCACGTCCCAGCTGTAACTCCGACCAGCCTTTTACCTTGGGCAATTAATTAAGTGaacctctctctgcttcagtttcctgtCTGCGAAGTGGAGATTAATCACCCACCTTACAGGGTTGGGCTCCAAGAGCGAACGAGATATTATGGGAAGCCTGCAGCCCTGGGCCCagcgtgggggagggggtgggggagctgTGTAGCAGTGCGTCACTGTTGAAAGCATAGATTCCCAacctttttttcattatcatctCCCTTCACGCCCAGGTCCACTGTAGATATTTTTCCCCTAAGTACCCCCACCCCATGAAATTGTTTAATACTACagattatagatatagataaatggatataTGTCTGTTTTATACACGAAGAAAGTGAGATTTTTCTCCACTGCCCCCCCAACTAATTTTTGCCTGATTGAGAATGAATGATCTAAAATAAAGTAAGTTCAGAGAAAGAGATGCCTAATGTACTGTTTTATAACACGTTTAATATAATCATTCTGCAGTCAAAAGATATTCATAGATGCCTTCTCTGTGTCAGGCAGAGTGCTAGGCTAGACGGGGGATACAGCGGGGAGCAAAACAAACgtggtccctgccctcgtggaacTAAGAGGAAGGCGACATTAATCATACAAAACGTCATTAGGAAAGGAGAAGTACAGAAAGGTATGACAGTGTTTAATGAGTGTTCAGTAAGTGATGTTTCTGCTGAGTTCTGAATGAGGGGTGGGTAGGCTGTGAGGGGCCTGCTAGgaagcattccaggcaaaggagcTGCGTGTGCAGAGGCCCTGAGACCGGAAGCAGGAAATGCTCCTGTTCTGTCCCTCAAAGAACTGCACAGGGTCCAGGAGAGTAGTTGAAGTGGAAGTCAGGGACCAGAGCCTTCAGAGCCTCGTACAGGATTTTGGTTTAAAATAtggacataaaaagaaaaaaaaaggagtttgacCTTACCCCCAAAGGGGAACCATTCTAATCATAAATAAGTAGAACATCACTGTCGTTTAATTGTAGATTCTTTTGAGAACatcttttgcaaaaataaaaattaaaatcagtataTATAGATCAAGCCAGCTTCTCAAGGCATTTGATATTTGGTAAATAAcattagaggaaaaaaagcaaaggtaaAAACAACCTGTCCTGGTGAGGTTTAGTTATGCTTGTACCGCTTCTTGTTACTTCCTGATGTGCCGTTTATTGGACAGGTGCCTTTGCTCTCACTTGGTAAGAATAAACacgttggattttttttttaagggccgAGAAGCAATGGAGTGGgtaatacataaattaaatgCTGAAATTGAGGAATTGACGGCTTCGGCAAGAGGGAGCATAAGGACACCAATGGCAGCAGCAGCATTTGTGGAGAAATGATAATGAAAGTTGATAACACCCAGTTCCCCAGGTCTCTACAAGCTGGcagtatatttatttgttatttaaaaaaatacaactataTTTTCGgtagaattgtttttttaataagctGAAGAAGGACTATGTGACTTGATCAAAACAAAGAGGTGCAGGGTTTCTAAATAAAAGGGATTGGCTGAAATGAGTGTTGTCTGAAATGACTGTCTGATTTTGAGCATTCCagtatttatgtaaaaatttaacaatttttgaaaagtacTTGAAAATTGGTATTGGCCGATTAAACCTCCCTAAGGTAGAATTTTAAAGCTTTTCACGCATTGGAACTCTACCTGTCTTTGGACCAACCCCAGAACCAAGCAGAGCCACCTCTTACATACCCACCACTGCCCTGCAATAAACTTGGAGAACTTGCATGCGGGAACTCACTTTTAAAGGAGAAACTGTATcgttttaaaaagacattaattgTATAAAATGATTTGCTCTGCTATAAACCACCACTAAAAATCACAATGTTTTAATTTGGTACTCAACATTTTTGGAGTAAAAATTATCACGAAAGTAATAAATGACTCCAACGAAAATATGCTTTATTGTGTTAAAGAGTACTGTATTGATTTGCCAAAGTTTTGTAACTTAGTAAAGGTGTTACCTTCCTTGGATCTGTACTTTATGACTTAGTATGCTGTGTCGTGGGCTGGTTAtgttaactgaaaaaataaaagtcattagCAGAATTTTGCAGCACTCTAAACTTAAATGGAAGAACAGCTGTTCACATCTTTTAGCGTTTCACATTTGCCTAACTTATAAATTGCCATGTGTCAAAATCGTGGTTCTGTAATTGCTAAAGCATGATATGTCAGGTTATTTGAATATAATTACTTTTTGAAGGAATTGTGACCACAAAACATCTTTTTTACGTGAAGAGCTGTACATCATTTGCAGTTACTCGAATGATGTCTTGATCTGAAGCATAAATCCCAGGGacttaatgtttttaataatacCATGTCACTGCGGGGGATGGGGGCggtggagaagaaaaaagaataatagggTGAAAAAAAAGCATTGACCTAAACTAACCAGTGTGTGAATTGCTTTGCAGCTTTTATTTATGGGAAATCCTTGCTTTGGATGCCAGTGGGCAGCTGCAATCTGAAAAACAATCCAGtaaatgttgttttgttttgtattttgtagcAGGCAACTAATTATCAACCACTAAATAAGAATATCTTTGATACTGGGAATTGTTgcatacagaatatttttgttaaaaggTGATGAGCTCTTGCCTTTATTTCACATTAAAAGTGATAAACTTCTAGTCAGGTTTCCTATAAAAGAAGCCAATTAATATATGTACCTAAACCACAAAAATAGTATACCAAActatttgaaaattgtttttctacttaaaatattgtttagcTTGCGACTTCTTAGGACATTTGTAAAAGCAAGTTAAAGCCAATAaagtttttgattattttttgtaaCCGGAGATggtttttacaattaaaataacatttcaacTAAACAAACCATTGCtaaataatgatatttaataAGTTGCCTTGtataatttctgaaaattataCTTGTTCTGAAAAGTATAAGAATACTCTAATGATAAAAAgatttctaaacaaaattttatcttgtttgatttttttttttactctcatcTAATGACAAAATTCTGTAGATTTTCATCTTCCAGTGTAGTTACTTTTCATTAAGTAGCTCGTAGGTAATGGCTTTTAcctgttaaaatataaataacatagcAGGCATTCGAGAGAACTAAACTGGAGTAAAGCGTTCATGGGTTAGAATTAGACTCTCGGACTATGGAGCATATTATCCTGTTTAATGTTAAAGATGGATCTTCTATGAATTAAGAAAAACCTTCCTGTTAATAAAAGCTTCCTTTTAACTATGatgtttttcctgattataatttctttttaataactaaggagcaaaataaatgtttttccttgtaAGAATTCACCTAATTGCCGCGCACTCGAGCCGGCTCTGCGCCGCGAGGTTGAGTCTCTAAGTTGGACGCGCTGCGCCCCTCCGCCCTCCGAGGTCCAGTCCATTCTCCCCGGCCAGGTTCTGGTGCCCCGGGCCGGCCTGAAACCCTAGGGATTGTAGGGGGGCGGCTCGTTTTAACTGTCAATTCGGGGCGGACATGCTTGAGTGTTGTCAACATCAAGGTCGGGAGGCGGCCGTCGGGTCCGGGGTCGGGGAACTGCGCCCCGACACCGACCTCGACGCGGCCCCGAGTCGCGCGCTCCCTCCAGCTCCCCTCTTGGCCCCGCCGCCCCGCCGTAGCCGCGGCCACTACGGAAGCCCGCGGAGCCAATAGGAACGCGCGGCCGGCCGGCCCGCCCGCGGATTGGCACCTGCGGCCCGGGCCGCGCGCCCCCATTGGCTCGCGGCGCCCGAGGGATTCTGCTACGAGACGGCAGAGGCCGCTcgggagggcggggcggggcggggcaagAGGCGGTGGGATTGGCAGGTCCTGAGCTCCGCCCCTTCCGCTTCTCAGGCCTGACCTTCCGGCAGCCGGCCCGCACGCTGAGCCGACGTTGACGGGTTCTCGCGATTCGGCCCGACGCGCCCCCTCTCGCGACATCATGGTGGCGTACTGGCGACAAGCTGGACTCAGGTAGGGCCGGGCCTCGGGAGGGGCGGGCAGCTGGGGCGCGGGGAGGTCCGGGGCGAACCGGGGTCGGAGGTCACGCCAGgcgcggcgggggtgggggtggtcccGGCGAGTGCGGCCCCAAGATGGCGGCTTGCGGACGGTGAGGCCGGGGTCACGGCCGTGGGATGCGGGCGCGCCGAGGCCGAGCACCTGCCCGCACCTGCCGGGGGCGCCGCCGAGCACCTGTGCGCCGCCGTGAACGCGCTCGACAAGTGCCGTGTCTTCCCGAGGACGGCGCTTCTCACCCGCGGGGCCTTTGTCCTTCGAATTATACTCGGTTGACGTTCTAGAAGTAACAGAGCCACATACAACCTGAGAACTCGAAGGAGCGGAGAGAGGTTTCTGGAGGTAACCACGGTCACCGTACTTGGCCGTTCCAGCATTAAGCTGGGGCCTTTTAAAATGGCATAtccagggcttccgtggtggcgcagtggttgagagtccgcctgccaatgcaggggacacgggttcatgccccggcccgggaggatcccacatgccgcggagcgactaggcccgtgagccatggccgctgagcctgtgctccgcaacgggagaggccacgacagtgagaggcccccgcggCGCgacgaggcccgtgagccatggccgctgagcctgtgctccgcaacgggagaggccacgacagtgagaggcccgcgtcccgcgaaaaaagaaaaaagaaataaaatggcatatccattttttatttaaattggcTCCTGTTGGTCTCAGGTTTCCTTATCGGTAAAACGGGTGAAAGCCCTTGGTAAGGTGTAAAGCTTTGCCATAAGGTGAGTGGTGGCTCTTAGGAAGCCAAACTGTGGAACCCAGTGGAGGACATGGCTTCTGGTGAAATGGAGACAGCATGGATCTAGGTGTCATACCTGGTTTCTCTGCCTGTGCACCCAGTTGAGCTGCTCACCTGGCTCAGGTTAACACCCCTTGTTATTTGACTAGATTAAGTAGCACCTCCTAGTAGTGACCTTCTGTGGGTATGTGACTGTGGGCAACCCAAGTGTGTCTTGACTTTCAAGGTCAAGTAGAGTTTTGTACAGTTGGAAGGATGATGGTCCCAGTCAGCGGGACCATGTATTAAGCACCTGCTACGAGACAGGTGGGGGGCAGTCCTGCTCTCCACACTTGGTCTTTCCTCCTCCTTACCACCAGTGGGGCAAATACTGTTATCCTTCTgctttgttctgttgtttttacAGAATAAATTAGCCCCAAAAATGGAACAGCTTAAAATTCACCAATTAGTAGGAGTGGAAGCAAGAATTGGAACTCCTACCTCTGgcccaaaaaaacaaacctgaaagatgagaaaatagTCAGCAGCTCCCTCCCCTCTGTCCTTCCTGTTTTCAAAACGTGTAAAAAGTGAGCTGACATCTTTTGGAAAATAAGATGTTGATGGGAGTCCATCTACCAAACAGGAAGCCAGGCTGTTAGATATTTTGCTAGAATTGATGATGTTCTCTAAGGACTTCTCAGTTTAATTTAGAAACCTTGGTTGGAAAGTATTTTCAATGGCAGACCTGACAAGCAGAATCCAATATTCTCAGGAAAACCTTTAAATAATCAGAAGTAGAGCTGTTttaattcaaaatagtttttttctcttttaattatgtatactttaccttgtaagaataataaaaaattttaaatagagaaatggaaaaaaaccacTCATATTATGCCCTCTGTTAACATTTAGGACTGTTTACTGtgctgtgggattttttttctctaatatatgcatcttttatttcaaattaatatgtattaaagagaaaacactgcaaagcagaaaaaccaaaaatcacCTAACGCCAATTAAGACTTTGatacatttctttctgctcttcgTTCTCTTTGTATAGATTCCTTTtgcattagtcttttttttttaattagttaattaacttggtttttttggctgtgttgggtctgtttctgcgcacaggcttttcattgcggtggtttcttgttgtggagcgcgggctctcgggcacgcaggcctcagtagctgtggctcgtgggctctagagcgcaggctcagtagttgcgcacgggcttaattgctccgcagcatgtgggatcttcccggaccagggttcgaacccaagtcccctgtattggcaggcggattcttaaccgctgtgccaccagggaagccctgcattagtcttttttgtttttttgttttttgcagtacgcgggcctctcactgttgtggcctctcccgttacggagcacaggctccggacacgcaggctcagcggccatggctcacgggcccagccgctccgcggcatgtgggatcgtcccagaccggggcacgaacctgtatcccctgcatcggcaggcggactctcaaccactgcgccaccagggaagccccattagtCATTTTTAAGTTCAGTTCTACAATGATGTACAATCCAACCAAAATGAAAagtataggaagaaaaataaaagcacagtcaCACAGCATGTCTGGCTGGATCATTGATAATTAGCTTTATATTGTCTCTCGTATTCCTCCAGCTACATCCGATACTCTCAGATCTGTGCAAAAGCAGTGAGGGACGCACTGAAGACGGAATTCAAAGCAAACACCGAGAAGACTTCTGGCAGCAgcataaaaattgtgaaagtgAAAAAGGAATAATCTGTAAGTTGCTGGTGGATTTAGAAAAAGAGTTGCATCTTAAGTTTttagagagcttttaaaaatcaaaataattttagttctGCCTTCTGTCCACATTTGGCCCATCAGCACATTTAGAAGTTAGTGGGATGATAATGTCAGGCATACAAATTGTGGAAGCCCCATGGCATCATCAAAGAATGTCATTTCAAGGCCCTGACAAGCAGAAGTAACTGCCACGTTGATTTTCAGTTCATTGAGCCATGCTAGGTAGAAAGCcatcttattttaattaaacctGTTTCATGTGTCTGCACAAAATCAAATAATTCGGAGGATAAACTCCTcacttttataattgtta encodes:
- the PRELID3B gene encoding PRELI domain containing protein 3B, which produces MKIWTSEHVFDHPWETVTTAAMQKYPNPMNPSVVGVDVLDRHVDLSGKLHSHRLLSTEWGLPSIVKSLIGAARTKTYVQEHSVVDPVEKTMELKSTNISFTNMVSVDERLIYKPHPQDPEKTVLTQEAIITVKGVSLGSYLEGLMASTISSNANKGREAMEWVIHKLNAEIEELTASARGSIRTPMAAAAFVEK